In a single window of the Streptomyces sp. NBC_00285 genome:
- a CDS encoding DoxX family protein, with product MTHSFRTDTHAPYYDEEPSWRDNISQYALLPLRIFLGVTFIYAGLDKLTDSAFMKGSGAGSVGDMMRSVRDSSAVPALIDLSLKNPVGFGYAIAFGELAVGIGTLLGILARLAALGGALISLSLWLTVSWASDPYYYGNDLAYLMAWLPLVLAGAAVFSVDAALRTRRRQRAGGYR from the coding sequence ATGACTCATAGTTTTCGTACGGACACGCATGCCCCCTACTACGACGAAGAACCGTCCTGGCGGGACAACATCAGCCAGTACGCCCTACTGCCGTTGCGCATCTTCCTCGGTGTCACTTTCATCTACGCCGGCCTGGACAAACTGACCGACAGCGCCTTCATGAAGGGCTCCGGAGCGGGTTCCGTGGGCGACATGATGCGCTCGGTGCGGGACTCCTCGGCCGTCCCCGCGCTGATCGACCTGTCCCTGAAGAACCCCGTCGGCTTCGGCTACGCCATCGCCTTCGGTGAACTCGCGGTCGGCATCGGTACCCTGCTCGGCATCCTCGCCCGCCTGGCCGCACTGGGCGGCGCGCTGATCTCGCTCAGCCTGTGGCTGACGGTGAGCTGGGCCTCCGATCCCTACTACTACGGCAATGACCTCGCCTATCTGATGGCCTGGCTGCCCCTCGTCCTCGCGGGCGCCGCTGTGTTCTCCGTGGACGCCGCCTTGCGCACCCGACGACGGCAACGGGCGGGAGGCTACCGGTAG
- a CDS encoding PspC domain-containing protein: MTDHQHAAGAGSGGGPDPSTGPGAGPPADTGERSRAHGRAGARKEGGTTAGTAAGTRGGRPPFGAEPTDERNPPGKPANPGTPAPGTAQDPTPAPTPLRFRRDRPHKVLAGVCAGLGRQCDMDPVIFRITLTVLSATGGIGLIFYGFAWLLVPYEDEDENEVRKLLTGRVDGQALTGVLFALVGCGVFLTMLSNTGVLTFAVVLSLLLAGAGYWSRNRGTPDPDPLSAQAVADAPPEAQAPPVPVGSHSWWRDPIVKDGTHVGGTGYLWGPRDSRERDIAAAVSIGLGIPWSRREDTRAALVRQPTPRGPRWIGGWVFLLALLAGAVGTTATWERHPLGTSLQTGLACALIVFGLGMAVSSFLGRTGAGSVFLAIITAGLLATSAALPRDVTTHWVRTTWTPAAVTDVRQDYELGTGVGTLDLTHLDVAKGRTVAAQADVGVGRLVVIVPPEVTVKASIDVGVGDMQLPGDEQADVDVEPGKHKEITLSPTSGTKSAGTLDLDLRVGIGQAEVRRAAS, encoded by the coding sequence ATGACAGATCACCAGCACGCCGCGGGCGCCGGATCCGGCGGAGGCCCGGACCCGAGCACAGGCCCGGGCGCGGGCCCGCCCGCCGACACCGGCGAGCGCTCCCGCGCACACGGGCGGGCGGGCGCGCGCAAAGAAGGAGGCACGACAGCGGGCACGGCAGCGGGTACGAGGGGAGGCAGGCCGCCCTTCGGCGCGGAGCCGACGGACGAACGGAATCCCCCCGGCAAACCCGCCAACCCGGGCACCCCGGCCCCGGGCACAGCCCAGGACCCCACCCCCGCCCCCACTCCCCTCCGTTTCCGGCGGGACCGGCCGCACAAGGTGCTCGCCGGGGTGTGTGCCGGGCTCGGGCGGCAGTGCGACATGGACCCGGTGATCTTCCGGATCACGCTGACCGTGCTGTCGGCGACCGGAGGCATCGGCCTCATCTTCTACGGCTTCGCCTGGCTCCTCGTCCCGTACGAGGACGAGGACGAGAACGAGGTGCGCAAGCTGCTCACCGGCCGGGTGGACGGCCAGGCCCTCACCGGCGTGCTGTTCGCGCTGGTCGGCTGCGGAGTGTTCCTCACCATGCTGAGCAACACCGGCGTGCTGACCTTCGCCGTCGTCCTCTCCCTGCTCCTCGCGGGAGCCGGTTACTGGTCACGCAACCGCGGCACCCCCGACCCGGACCCGCTCTCCGCCCAGGCCGTCGCCGACGCCCCGCCGGAAGCCCAGGCCCCCCCGGTGCCCGTCGGCTCCCACTCCTGGTGGCGCGACCCCATCGTCAAGGACGGCACCCACGTCGGCGGCACGGGGTATCTGTGGGGCCCGAGGGACTCCCGGGAACGCGACATCGCGGCGGCCGTCTCCATCGGCCTCGGCATCCCTTGGAGCCGTCGCGAGGACACCCGTGCGGCTCTCGTCCGTCAGCCCACGCCCCGCGGTCCGCGCTGGATAGGCGGCTGGGTCTTCCTGCTCGCCCTGCTGGCCGGCGCCGTAGGCACGACAGCGACCTGGGAGCGGCACCCTCTCGGCACCAGTCTTCAGACGGGCCTGGCCTGCGCTCTGATCGTCTTCGGCCTGGGCATGGCCGTCAGTTCCTTCCTGGGCCGCACAGGAGCGGGGTCGGTCTTCCTCGCGATCATCACGGCGGGCCTGCTGGCCACGTCCGCCGCCCTCCCGAGGGACGTCACCACGCACTGGGTCCGTACGACCTGGACACCGGCGGCGGTGACGGACGTCCGCCAGGACTACGAACTCGGCACCGGCGTGGGCACCTTGGACCTGACCCACCTCGACGTCGCCAAGGGCAGGACGGTGGCGGCCCAGGCCGACGTGGGCGTCGGCCGTCTGGTGGTGATCGTGCCGCCGGAGGTGACCGTGAAGGCGAGCATCGACGTGGGAGTGGGCGACATGCAGTTGCCCGGCGACGAGCAGGCGGACGTGGACGTGGAACCGGGCAAGCACAAGGAGATCACCCTGTCACCGACTTCGGGCACCAAGAGCGCCGGCACACTCGACCTCGACCTGCGGGTGGGCATCGGCCAGGCGGAGGTGCGCCGTGCTGCGTCATGA
- a CDS encoding ATP-binding protein, with the protein MPPHPGRVTIDGMPEAATAPLVEPRPPRKLYRSSDGRWLGGVARGLAGHLGLPVIWVRLVFVGLFMADGLGALLYAAFWFFVPLGVGGVGGQRPPSLVSTETSPDGRRRLVARRPDKGQMVALLLMVVVAMVFVGNVNVGNGAKAYLWPIVLVGAGVALVWRQADNARRARWMEVGRRRRTLTLLRAAGGVLLVTAGVTGVFVLQGSAAHLGSVLQAALAVLVGITLLAGPYLVRMTQDLSEERLMRIRAQERAEVAAHVHDSVLHTLTLIQRNAENASEVRRLARAQERDLRTWLYKPEGTGKDEADEPTDLADAVRRNAAEVEDKHGVPIEVVVVGDCPLDERTGAQMQAAREAMVNAAKYGGEGGAVQVYAEVEGRTVFVSVRDRGPGFDLDSIPADRMGVRQSIIGRMERHGGTARLRAVPGGGTEVELQMERAEKTS; encoded by the coding sequence ATGCCCCCGCATCCTGGCCGTGTGACCATCGATGGCATGCCGGAAGCCGCAACAGCGCCCCTCGTCGAACCGCGGCCGCCGCGCAAGCTCTACCGCAGCAGTGACGGACGCTGGCTGGGTGGTGTGGCGCGGGGGCTCGCCGGGCACCTCGGGCTGCCCGTCATCTGGGTGCGGCTCGTCTTCGTCGGCCTGTTCATGGCGGACGGCCTCGGCGCCCTGCTGTACGCCGCGTTCTGGTTCTTCGTGCCGCTCGGCGTCGGCGGGGTCGGCGGCCAGCGGCCTCCGTCCCTGGTCTCCACCGAGACCTCGCCGGACGGCCGCCGCCGACTCGTGGCCCGCCGGCCGGACAAGGGTCAGATGGTGGCCCTGCTCCTCATGGTCGTCGTGGCCATGGTCTTCGTAGGCAACGTCAATGTGGGCAATGGCGCCAAGGCCTACCTCTGGCCGATCGTCCTCGTCGGCGCCGGGGTGGCGCTCGTCTGGCGCCAGGCGGACAACGCCCGCCGGGCCCGCTGGATGGAGGTGGGCCGCCGCCGGCGCACCCTGACACTGCTGCGTGCCGCGGGCGGAGTCCTCCTCGTCACCGCCGGTGTCACCGGCGTCTTCGTGCTCCAGGGTTCCGCAGCCCACCTCGGTTCCGTCCTCCAGGCGGCCCTCGCGGTCCTCGTCGGGATAACGCTCCTCGCGGGGCCGTATCTCGTCCGCATGACCCAGGACCTCTCCGAGGAGCGCCTGATGCGCATCCGCGCCCAGGAGCGCGCGGAGGTCGCGGCCCATGTCCACGACTCGGTGCTGCACACCCTGACCCTGATCCAGCGCAACGCGGAGAACGCGAGCGAGGTGCGCCGCCTCGCCCGCGCCCAGGAGCGCGACCTGCGCACCTGGCTCTACAAACCCGAGGGCACCGGCAAGGACGAGGCCGACGAACCCACCGACCTCGCCGACGCCGTGCGGCGCAACGCCGCCGAGGTCGAGGACAAGCACGGCGTCCCCATAGAGGTCGTGGTCGTCGGCGACTGCCCGCTCGACGAGAGAACCGGCGCGCAGATGCAGGCAGCGCGCGAGGCAATGGTGAACGCCGCCAAGTACGGTGGCGAGGGCGGCGCCGTACAGGTCTACGCCGAAGTCGAGGGCAGGACCGTCTTCGTGTCCGTGCGGGACCGCGGCCCCGGCTTCGACCTCGATTCGATACCCGCCGACCGGATGGGTGTCAGACAATCGATCATCGGCCGCATGGAGCGCCATGGCGGCACGGCCCGGCTGCGTGCGGTGCCGGGCGGCGGCACGGAGGTCGAGCTGCAGATGGAGAGGGCGGAGAAGACGTCATGA
- a CDS encoding response regulator transcription factor, which translates to MSDPTEANTDPVEPTPAEGAGGRHVRVVLVDDHRMFRTGVQAEIGRTEETGVEVVGEAADVDQAVTVITATRPEVVLLDVHLPGGGGVEVLRRCAPLMADAEQPVRFLALSVSDAAEDVIGVIRGGARGYVTKTITGTDLVNSVFRVQEGDAVFSPRLAGFVLDAFASTDAPPVDEDMDRLTQREREVLRLIARGYAYKEIAKQLFISVKTVESHVSAVLRKLQLSNRHELTRWATARRLV; encoded by the coding sequence ATGAGTGACCCCACCGAGGCGAACACGGACCCTGTCGAGCCGACACCGGCCGAAGGCGCGGGCGGGCGGCACGTGCGCGTGGTCCTCGTCGACGACCACCGCATGTTCCGTACGGGCGTCCAGGCCGAGATCGGCCGGACCGAGGAGACCGGGGTCGAGGTTGTCGGGGAGGCCGCGGACGTCGACCAGGCCGTCACCGTCATCACCGCCACCCGCCCGGAGGTCGTCCTCCTCGACGTCCACCTCCCGGGCGGCGGCGGGGTCGAAGTGCTGCGCCGCTGCGCTCCGTTGATGGCCGACGCCGAGCAACCTGTCCGCTTCCTCGCCCTGTCCGTCTCGGACGCGGCGGAGGACGTGATCGGAGTGATCCGGGGCGGGGCGCGCGGCTATGTGACGAAGACGATCACCGGCACGGACCTCGTCAACTCGGTCTTCCGCGTCCAGGAGGGCGACGCCGTCTTCTCCCCGCGGCTGGCCGGGTTCGTCCTGGACGCCTTCGCCTCCACCGACGCCCCACCGGTCGACGAGGACATGGACCGCCTCACCCAGCGCGAGCGGGAGGTGCTGAGGCTCATCGCCCGCGGCTACGCCTACAAGGAGATCGCCAAGCAGCTGTTCATCTCGGTGAAGACGGTCGAGTCCCATGTGTCGGCGGTGCTGCGGAAGCTGCAGCTGTCCAACCGTCACGAGCTGACCCGGTGGGCGACGGCGCGACGGCTGGTCTGA
- a CDS encoding C40 family peptidase, with translation MAVHRKPRPRSAGGHTVRAAATIALAGAATATGFDGTGHAEPQLSPTQVKAKVDRLYQEAEAATEKYNGAKEKVQAAETRLDVLRDEAARRTGRLNEARDALGSIAAAQYRDGGLDPAMQLAFSDDPDHYLDGAEFAERAGARQATSVANVRRQLREIEQLRGAAHIELTSLTSRQAELKRHKKTITAKLDAARKLLSQLPAGTRAEFAENGSRASRASTGTRDELTPPSAATAQAPNSRAAAAVSYAYAKLGSPYVWGATGPDAFDCSGLIQAAYRSAGISLPRTTYSQIGAGQRVSRSELLPGDLVFFYSGISHVGLYIGNGRMIHAPNPSAPVRVAPIDEMPFAGATRVV, from the coding sequence GTGGCAGTGCACCGCAAGCCCCGCCCACGCTCGGCCGGCGGCCATACGGTCCGCGCGGCAGCGACGATCGCCCTCGCGGGGGCGGCCACCGCGACGGGCTTCGACGGGACCGGACACGCGGAGCCTCAGCTCTCGCCGACGCAGGTCAAGGCGAAGGTGGACCGGCTGTACCAGGAGGCGGAGGCCGCCACCGAGAAGTACAACGGCGCCAAGGAGAAGGTGCAGGCGGCCGAGACCCGCCTCGACGTCCTGCGGGACGAGGCGGCACGCAGGACGGGGCGACTCAACGAGGCCCGGGACGCACTGGGTTCGATCGCCGCGGCCCAGTACCGCGACGGTGGACTCGACCCCGCGATGCAGCTCGCCTTCTCCGACGACCCCGACCACTACCTGGACGGCGCCGAGTTCGCCGAACGGGCCGGTGCCCGCCAGGCGACCTCCGTGGCGAACGTCCGCCGGCAACTGCGGGAGATCGAGCAGCTGCGCGGGGCCGCACACATCGAACTGACCTCGCTCACGTCACGTCAGGCGGAGCTCAAGCGCCACAAGAAGACGATCACCGCAAAGCTCGACGCGGCACGCAAGCTGCTGTCCCAGCTGCCGGCCGGGACCCGCGCGGAGTTCGCGGAGAACGGGTCCCGCGCCTCACGGGCCTCGACCGGCACGCGCGACGAACTGACGCCGCCGAGCGCGGCCACCGCGCAAGCCCCCAACTCCCGTGCCGCGGCGGCCGTCTCCTACGCCTACGCCAAGCTCGGCAGCCCCTACGTGTGGGGTGCCACCGGCCCGGACGCCTTCGACTGCTCGGGGCTCATCCAGGCCGCGTACCGCTCCGCGGGCATCTCCCTGCCCCGCACGACCTACTCCCAGATCGGCGCCGGCCAGCGCGTCTCCCGCTCCGAACTCCTCCCTGGCGACCTGGTGTTCTTTTACTCCGGCATCAGTCACGTCGGCCTGTACATCGGCAACGGCCGCATGATCCACGCCCCGAACCCGTCGGCACCCGTGCGGGTGGCGCCCATCGACGAGATGCCGTTCGCGGGGGCCACTCGGGTGGTGTGA
- a CDS encoding C40 family peptidase has protein sequence MASHRKSRPAGTRVAGIRTPGLATAALTSVALLSQSANAAPAGDDNPSLEEVEKKIDDLYRQAESATDGYNSAKEKTARQRKQVDTLLDDVARRTQKLNEAREELGSFAAAQYRTGAAAPDTATFLLADTPQDYVDQTQLMGRLTSRQKGAVDDYVSEQSATMKKRQEASQGLATLNETQSDLRTAKATVQKKLAHARELLSELNAQEKARLAAIEQEKRQEAARKAAELAQQQAAAEQAAHGGATQESAPSTSAAPDSSYATKAAKALAFARAQVGKPYVWGATGPGSYDCSGLTQAVWKAVGVSLPRVTYGQADAGTTVSLADAQPGDLVFFYDDISHVGLYIGNGMMIHAPKPGAYVREESIYYDGESAIHSVVRPA, from the coding sequence TTGGCGTCGCACCGCAAGTCGCGTCCCGCCGGAACGCGCGTAGCAGGCATACGGACCCCTGGCCTCGCGACGGCCGCCCTCACCTCCGTGGCCCTGCTGTCCCAGTCGGCGAACGCCGCGCCGGCCGGCGATGACAACCCGAGCCTCGAAGAGGTCGAGAAGAAGATCGACGACCTCTACCGGCAGGCCGAGTCGGCGACCGACGGCTACAACTCGGCCAAGGAGAAGACGGCCAGACAGCGCAAGCAGGTCGACACGCTCCTCGACGATGTCGCCCGGCGCACCCAGAAGCTCAACGAGGCGCGCGAGGAGCTCGGTTCGTTCGCCGCCGCCCAGTACCGCACCGGCGCCGCCGCACCCGACACGGCGACCTTCCTGCTCGCCGACACCCCGCAGGACTACGTCGACCAGACGCAGCTGATGGGCCGCTTGACGAGCCGCCAGAAGGGCGCGGTCGACGACTACGTGTCCGAGCAGTCGGCGACGATGAAGAAGCGCCAGGAGGCCTCTCAGGGCCTTGCGACGCTCAACGAGACACAGAGCGACCTGAGGACCGCCAAGGCGACGGTCCAGAAGAAGCTCGCCCACGCGCGTGAGCTGCTCTCGGAGCTGAACGCCCAGGAGAAGGCGCGCCTCGCGGCGATCGAGCAGGAGAAGCGGCAGGAGGCGGCCCGCAAGGCCGCCGAGCTGGCGCAGCAGCAGGCCGCCGCGGAGCAGGCCGCCCACGGTGGGGCGACGCAGGAGAGCGCGCCGAGCACGTCGGCGGCGCCCGACTCCTCGTACGCCACCAAGGCCGCCAAAGCCCTTGCCTTCGCCCGCGCACAGGTCGGCAAGCCCTATGTCTGGGGCGCCACCGGCCCCGGCTCCTACGACTGCTCGGGCCTCACCCAGGCCGTCTGGAAGGCCGTCGGCGTCTCGCTCCCCCGCGTCACCTACGGCCAGGCCGACGCCGGCACCACGGTCTCCCTGGCCGACGCCCAGCCCGGTGACCTGGTCTTCTTCTACGACGACATCAGCCACGTCGGCCTGTACATCGGCAACGGCATGATGATCCACGCCCCGAAGCCGGGCGCGTACGTCCGTGAGGAGTCGATCTACTACGACGGCGAATCGGCGATCCACAGCGTGGTGCGACCGGCCTGA